In Williamsoniiplasma luminosum, the genomic stretch ATTTTGCAAATAGCACGTGTTACTTGTTCGTTATCCCCTGTTAAAATTTTTAACTCAACACCATATTTGTGTAATAGTTTAATCATTTTTTTAGTTGAGGGTTTTGGGGTATCTAAAAATGTCGCAAAACCAAAAAAGATTAATTCATTTTCGTCTTCTGGAGAAAATCGGTTTTGATTTTGGTCAACTGGTTTATAAGCCACCCCAAGCACACGTTTTCCTTCATTGTTAATCTTTTCAAAATAAGCTTGAATTTGAGCTCTAATCGCATCAGTGATTTTTTGGATTTTACCTTGGTAATAGACTTTGGTTGAAACACTTAAAATTTCTTCCATACTTCCTTTTGTGACTAAAATCTTTTCTTCATCAGAATTAAAAATAACAGTTAGTTTTCGACGATTAAAATCAAAAGGGATTTCATCAATTTTTTGATATGTGTGCAGATCAAAATTTAATTTATGCGTAGAAACATAATCCACAATGGCTTTATCCATTGGGTTTTTAATCCCGGTTTGAAAGTAGCTATTTAAATATAAATATTTTAACAAGCGTGGATCTTTTTGTTTATCAACAGTCAAATATTCAACTAATTCAATTTTATCATTGGTTAAGGTTCCAGTTTTGTCTGTGGCTAAAATATCAATCGCTCCCAGCGATTGAATCGCATCCAGTTTTTTGACAACAACTTTCCCTTTGGCCATTCTTCCAGCCCCATTGGCTAAATTGGTTGATACAATCATTGGTAACATTTCTGGGGTTAGCCCAACAGCTACCGCCACAGCAAAAAAGATTGCTTTAAATCAAGGATTTTTGGTAAATCCCCCAATTTGATCTCAATTGGCATAACCAACTCCGGCATTAATTAAATACACAATTGGAACCATTACTAACATTAAAATTAACAAAACTCTTGTAACTTTTTTAACCCCAGTTGAAAAACTTCCTTCAGGTCTTTTTTCCATAATGGTCTTATTAATTGTGGCAAAATAAGTTCCATCTCCAGTTGCAATCGCGATTGCAATCCCACTTCCAGAAACAACACTGGTTCCAGTGTAACAAATATTTTCAAATTCTAAAATATTGTTAGTTTTTTTAGAATTTGTAGCATGTTTTTCAACTGGAACTGATTCACCAGTTAATGAAGATTGATTAATAAATAAATCTTTTGAATTTAAGATTCTGACATCGGCTGGAATCATATCTCCACTTGATAAATAAATTAAATCTCCAGGAACTAATTCTTTGGCATTAATTTCTTCACCTAACTTAATCAAATCTAATTGATTCTCTTGATCAATTTTTTTAAACGAAGCTAAATTATCATTATTTTTATGACGGATAATATCCGTTGTATTTTTAACAATGCTGCCAATCTTTTTCGTGATCAGATAACTTCTCAAAGCTTGAACAAAAGTCATTGTTCCACTGGCAAAAACCATTGCCAAAATAACAATTGCTCCAGTCACATCAAAAATACTACGTTCATTTGTAGTACCAAATTGGTATGTTATGAACGTGATAAAGTAATATGCGGCAATTGCCAACAAAATTAAACTAAAAGGACTAAAAAAAGCTTTTCCGATTTCTAAAATTCAATTAAATCGGTGTTTTTTTAATTCATTAGTGCCATATTTTTCTATTCTATCTCTATATTCGTTGTTAGTTAAACCAAAATGCTTTAGACCAAGAATTTTTTTAACTTCTTCTTGATCTGCTTCGACCATTTTTCTGATTAATTTTTCATTTTCAAATGTTGGTCCTTGTTTTTCCTTAACTTTAGAAATAAGAGTATTTTTTTTAAATTTAATCATTTTTATCTCCTATACTCTAGGATTAAATAATTTTACAAATTAACTACGAATAGAATGGTGGAAAACTTATAACATTATTTAATCGCTTACAACTTTCGGGGTCAGGAAAATCGCCAACCACTGCATTTACTATTGTCATAATCTTCACCACTCTTTCTTTACTTTTAAATTATAAACAATTAATCCACTTTTTGACTATTATTAAAAAAATTTTGCTTTTATATGTTTTCAGGGCAGAGGTTGTTTTTGTCTAGATTTAGTTGATAAAAATGGTTAAAATTTTGGTTTTTTTGAATTTAAAGGTCACATTTAAAATTTTATTTCTAATCTATTATGAGAAACAATCAAAAAAATAGTTTCAAATTGGAAAAGGAGTACATGAAAAAAGATATTTCATTTATAATTAAATATGAAAAAGGTGAACTAGATGTCGATGGGACAATTAGTTTAGAGGAGATGAAATTTATGGCTGATAATATGAGCACAAAAGAAGGAATTGAATTTGGCCAAGATTTTATGCATACTATGAAACAATATGGAAGCGTATTTCCAAAAAAGGCAAAAAAACCAATTAAGAAACCAGATCCAACAAATGAATTATTTAAGTTAACTAAGGCTGAATTGGTTGATATGGTGCAAAACATAATGGGTGTGGTGAATACTCTAAAAGAAGAATTGCAATT encodes the following:
- the mgtA gene encoding magnesium-translocating P-type ATPase, with the translated sequence MIKFKKNTLISKVKEKQGPTFENEKLIRKMVEADQEEVKKILGLKHFGLTNNEYRDRIEKYGTNELKKHRFNWILEIGKAFFSPFSLILLAIAAYYFITFITYQFGTTNERSIFDVTGAIVILAMVFASGTMTFVQALRSYLITKKIGSIVKNTTDIIRHKNNDNLASFKKIDQENQLDLIKLGEEINAKELVPGDLIYLSSGDMIPADVRILNSKDLFINQSSLTGESVPVEKHATNSKKTNNILEFENICYTGTSVVSGSGIAIAIATGDGTYFATINKTIMEKRPEGSFSTGVKKVTRVLLILMLVMVPIVYLINAGVGYANWDQIGGFTKNPWFKAIFFAVAVAVGLTPEMLPMIVSTNLANGAGRMAKGKVVVKKLDAIQSLGAIDILATDKTGTLTNDKIELVEYLTVDKQKDPRLLKYLYLNSYFQTGIKNPMDKAIVDYVSTHKLNFDLHTYQKIDEIPFDFNRRKLTVIFNSDEEKILVTKGSMEEILSVSTKVYYQGKIQKITDAIRAQIQAYFEKINNEGKRVLGVAYKPVDQNQNRFSPEDENELIFFGFATFLDTPKPSTKKMIKLLHKYGVELKILTGDNEQVTRAICKMVHLDIKGLVTGEQLDAASSHEIQAMVEQANIFVKLNPLQKVKVIQILKQKGHIVGFMGDGINDAPVLRQSDVGISVNNASDIAKDASDIILLEKSLLVLEKGIIQGRTIFANILKYIKVTTSSNFGNVLSVIVASAILPFLPMLPVQMLFQNLIYDLSQFAMALDRVDEEFVQKPQRWKSNDLVPFVCINGPVSSVFDILTFVIVGFGFGLVPEFNAMTNKESFEATQIIAQFNASWFLIGLITQTMVMQVLRTEKLPFIQSRSPWIVYLTMVMVISLAFSITFTPFGTLLHMTPPIPVFIGIAAGLICGYLCLAQLVKMTYIKIFKKWL